The proteins below come from a single Juglans regia cultivar Chandler chromosome 12, Walnut 2.0, whole genome shotgun sequence genomic window:
- the LOC108988746 gene encoding uncharacterized protein LOC108988746, whose amino-acid sequence MDDYVHDMGVDQLAAWTVDNWANLKDELSRLCCISTRGLNLTISGLKDLEFELAASSEKLIRLSPQFLATMFVRNRAFCYGYGYGASLERLKAFLLVNPQTDLRTLNLESSKPDRASRQFVDAWEVT is encoded by the exons ATGGATGATTATGTTCATGATATG GGTGTGGACCAATTGGCTGCCTGGACCGTTGACAATTGGGCTAACTTGAAGGATGAACTTTCCAGGCTATGTTGCATCTCGACAAGAGGGTTAAACCTCACAATCAGCGGATTAAAAGACTTGGAATTCGAGCTAGCTGCTTCCAGCGAGAAACTTATTCGGCTTTCCCCTCAATTCCTAGCAACCATGTTTGTTCGTAATCGGGCCTTTTGTTATGGCTATGGCTACGGTGCTAGCTTGGAAAGGCTAAAGGCCTTCTTGCTAGTGAACCCCCAAACTGATTTGAGGACGTTGAACCTCGAGTCCTCCAAGCCCGATCGTGCTTCTCGTCAATTTGTTGATGCTTGGGAAGTGACTTGA
- the LOC108988754 gene encoding uncharacterized protein LOC108988754 isoform X2, whose protein sequence is MALALPLPPLKLLSSAFAAASSSQESSSSSSPSSFSYRPAVILPGLGNNSSDYNKLEATLKEQYGVPTLVAKVSRLDWLRNAAGLVDPNYWRGTLRPRPVLDWYLKRVDEAVLEAKELAQGGTLSLIGHSAGGWLARVYMEEFGLSDISLLLTLGTPHLYIQGAPFFGSSIANVESVIPNDNAEVAVVNDVGTPVSNATTLRARLVGQGYKQVCGQADIWGDGVVPEVSAHLEGANNITLDGVYHSPVGSDDASRPWYGSPVVVEKWIHHLLN, encoded by the exons ATGGCTTTGGCTCTGCCATTGCCGCCCTTGAAATTATTGTCCTCAGCCTTTGCAGCAGCATCATCATCTCAAGAGtcatcctcttcctcttctccttcttcctttAGCTACAGACCTGCTGTTATTCTTCCA GGCTTGGGGAACAACTCTAGTGACTACAACAAGTTGGAGGCTACTTTGAAAGAGCAGTACGGCGTGCCCACACTGGTTGCCAAGGTCTCAAGGCTTGATTGGCTCAGAAATGCCGCCGGTTTGGTAGACCCCAACTACTGGCGTGGAACTCTCCGTCCTCGCCCTGTCCTGGATTG GTACTTGAAGAGGGTTGATGAGGCTGTTCTGGAGGCTAAGGAGCTGGCTCAAG GTGGGACTTTATCCTTGATTGGACACTCAGCTGGAGGATGGCTTGCTCGTGTTTACATGGAAGAATTTGGACTGTCTGATATCTCCTTGTTATTGACTCTTGGAACCCCCCACCT GTATATCCAGGGAGCTCCATTTTTTGGCAGTTCAATTGCAAATGTTGAGTCTGTGATTCCTAATGACAATGCTGAGGTTGCTGTTGTTAATGATGTGGGCACACCAGTATCAAATGCGACAACCTTGCGTGCTCGCCTTGTTGGCCAAGGTTACAAGCAG GTTTGTGGACAGGCAGATATATGGGGTGATGGGGTTGTGCCGGAAGTGTCAGCACATCTGGAAGGTGCGAATAACATCACCCTGGATGGAGTTTACCACTCACCAGTTGGTTCAGATGATGCATCAAGACCATGGTACGGTTCTCCTGTCGTTGTTGAAAAATGGATACACCACCTCCTCAACTAA
- the LOC108988754 gene encoding uncharacterized protein LOC108988754 isoform X1 — MALALPLPPLKLLSSAFAAASSSQESSSSSSPSSFSYRPAVILPGLGNNSSDYNKLEATLKEQYGVPTLVAKVSRLDWLRNAAGLVDPNYWRGTLRPRPVLDWYLKRVDEAVLEAKELAQGGTLSLIGHSAGGWLARVYMEEFGLSDISLLLTLGTPHLPPPKGLPGVIDQTRGLLDYVDKHCSKAVYNHHLKYVCIAGRYIQGAPFFGSSIANVESVIPNDNAEVAVVNDVGTPVSNATTLRARLVGQGYKQVCGQADIWGDGVVPEVSAHLEGANNITLDGVYHSPVGSDDASRPWYGSPVVVEKWIHHLLN, encoded by the exons ATGGCTTTGGCTCTGCCATTGCCGCCCTTGAAATTATTGTCCTCAGCCTTTGCAGCAGCATCATCATCTCAAGAGtcatcctcttcctcttctccttcttcctttAGCTACAGACCTGCTGTTATTCTTCCA GGCTTGGGGAACAACTCTAGTGACTACAACAAGTTGGAGGCTACTTTGAAAGAGCAGTACGGCGTGCCCACACTGGTTGCCAAGGTCTCAAGGCTTGATTGGCTCAGAAATGCCGCCGGTTTGGTAGACCCCAACTACTGGCGTGGAACTCTCCGTCCTCGCCCTGTCCTGGATTG GTACTTGAAGAGGGTTGATGAGGCTGTTCTGGAGGCTAAGGAGCTGGCTCAAG GTGGGACTTTATCCTTGATTGGACACTCAGCTGGAGGATGGCTTGCTCGTGTTTACATGGAAGAATTTGGACTGTCTGATATCTCCTTGTTATTGACTCTTGGAACCCCCCACCT TCCACCTCCCAAAGGTCTGCCAGGGGTTATTGATCAAACAAGGGGTCTTTTGGACTATGTTGACAAACATTGCTCTAAAGCCGTGTACAATCATCATTTGAAATATGTATGTATTGCTGGGAG GTATATCCAGGGAGCTCCATTTTTTGGCAGTTCAATTGCAAATGTTGAGTCTGTGATTCCTAATGACAATGCTGAGGTTGCTGTTGTTAATGATGTGGGCACACCAGTATCAAATGCGACAACCTTGCGTGCTCGCCTTGTTGGCCAAGGTTACAAGCAG GTTTGTGGACAGGCAGATATATGGGGTGATGGGGTTGTGCCGGAAGTGTCAGCACATCTGGAAGGTGCGAATAACATCACCCTGGATGGAGTTTACCACTCACCAGTTGGTTCAGATGATGCATCAAGACCATGGTACGGTTCTCCTGTCGTTGTTGAAAAATGGATACACCACCTCCTCAACTAA